From Rhodopseudomonas palustris, a single genomic window includes:
- a CDS encoding enoyl-CoA hydratase, with the protein MTDIVLQTLDRDLLTITMNRPERRNALNQDMIRGLVEAAHRAKDDPEVRAVLLKGAGGTFCVGGDVKSMAAAGDPPPLEQKVANLRRGMEVSRLLYQMPKPVVAQIDGAAAGAGLSMALACDLRVAGASAKITTAFAKVGLSGDFGGTYFLTHLIGAAKARELYLTSPVLTAEQAQALGIVSRVVPDAEVEAATRELALSLAQGPTITLGYIKTNINNAESLSLEACFDAEALHHSRCAETADHKEAAAAFVEKRAPHFQGR; encoded by the coding sequence ATGACCGACATCGTCCTGCAAACCCTCGACCGCGACCTGCTCACCATCACGATGAACCGCCCCGAGCGGCGCAATGCGCTCAATCAGGACATGATCCGCGGACTGGTCGAGGCGGCGCACCGCGCCAAGGACGATCCGGAGGTGCGCGCGGTGCTGCTGAAGGGCGCCGGCGGCACCTTCTGCGTCGGCGGCGACGTCAAGTCGATGGCCGCGGCCGGCGACCCGCCGCCGCTCGAACAGAAGGTGGCGAACCTCCGCCGCGGCATGGAGGTGTCCCGTCTGCTGTATCAGATGCCGAAGCCGGTGGTGGCGCAGATCGACGGCGCGGCGGCAGGCGCTGGCCTGTCGATGGCGCTGGCCTGCGATCTGCGGGTCGCGGGCGCCTCGGCCAAGATCACCACGGCGTTCGCCAAGGTCGGTCTCTCCGGCGACTTCGGCGGCACCTACTTCCTGACGCATCTGATCGGCGCCGCGAAGGCGCGCGAGCTGTATCTGACCTCGCCGGTGCTGACCGCCGAGCAGGCGCAGGCGCTCGGCATCGTCAGCCGGGTGGTGCCCGATGCCGAGGTCGAGGCCGCCACGCGGGAGCTTGCGCTGTCGCTGGCGCAGGGCCCGACCATCACGCTCGGCTACATCAAGACCAACATCAACAACGCCGAAAGCCTGTCGCTCGAAGCCTGCTTCGACGCCGAAGCGCTGCATCACTCGCGCTGCGCCGAGACCGCGGACCACAAGGAAGCAGCCGCCGCCTTCGTCGAGAAGCGCGCGCCGCACTTTCAGGGTCGCTGA
- a CDS encoding enoyl-CoA hydratase/isomerase family protein, whose product MSSYTDIAVEKTGHVATIEIQRPPLNFFDISLIRQIADALDEIDADPQVRATVLAAQGKAFCAGANFGDPARQEADPAAAKGDPADSLGEIGHLYYEAVRIFRAKKPIVAAVHGAAIGGGLGLAVSADFRVTCAEARFSANFTKLGFHPGFGLTVTLPELIGKNNAELMFYTSRRVTGEEAVQMGLANVLVPINEVRSGALKLAREIAECSPLGLLSTRATMRANLADRVMQATKHELAEQTRLRATEDFKEGVKATEERRAAHFKGR is encoded by the coding sequence ATGAGCAGCTACACCGATATCGCGGTCGAGAAGACCGGTCACGTCGCCACCATCGAGATCCAGCGACCGCCGCTGAACTTCTTCGACATCTCGCTGATCCGGCAGATCGCCGATGCGCTGGACGAGATCGACGCCGATCCGCAAGTGCGCGCCACCGTGCTGGCGGCGCAGGGCAAGGCGTTCTGCGCCGGCGCCAATTTTGGCGATCCGGCCCGGCAGGAAGCCGACCCGGCGGCCGCGAAGGGCGATCCGGCCGACAGCCTCGGCGAGATCGGCCATCTGTACTACGAAGCGGTGCGGATCTTCCGCGCCAAGAAGCCGATCGTCGCGGCGGTGCACGGCGCCGCGATCGGCGGCGGGCTCGGCCTCGCGGTGTCGGCGGATTTCCGTGTCACCTGCGCGGAGGCGCGGTTCTCGGCGAACTTCACCAAACTCGGTTTTCATCCCGGCTTCGGCCTCACCGTGACGCTGCCGGAACTGATCGGCAAGAACAACGCCGAGCTGATGTTCTACACCTCGCGCCGCGTCACCGGCGAAGAAGCAGTGCAGATGGGTCTCGCCAACGTGCTGGTGCCGATCAACGAAGTACGCAGTGGCGCGCTGAAGCTCGCCCGCGAAATCGCCGAATGTTCGCCGCTCGGCCTGCTGTCGACCCGTGCCACGATGCGCGCGAACCTCGCCGACCGGGTGATGCAGGCGACCAAGCACGAACTCGCCGAACAGACCCGCCTGCGCGCCACCGAAGACTTCAAGGAAGGCGTCAAAGCCACCGAAGAACGCCGCGCGGCGCATTTCAAGGGACGGTAG
- a CDS encoding acyl-CoA dehydrogenase family protein, translating to MTAALRFDPIRLPPVCEELRKEVRAFLAEEIAAGTFDPHKPQREDSDAPEFSRRVGMRGWLGMTWPKQYGGHERTFLERYVVTEEMRIANAPTRRFFVADRQSGPVLLKYAPEHIKMDILPRICRGELCFAIGMSEPNSGSDLFAAKTKATKTDGGYLINGSKIWTTSAHIADYMIAIFRTSPPTRENRRHGLTQFLVDMKSPGIKVNPIAQITGQYEFNEVVFTDVFVPDDHLLGEVDGAWKQATSELAYERSGPERFLETYYVLTELVRALGPDPDTRGAEGIGRLVAQLHTMRRMSVSVAGMLQAGKEPVVEASIVKDIGTIWEQQLPHRVRELAAFVDGEASNHATLDELTAFATKLAPKLTIQGGTTEVLRGIIARGLGLR from the coding sequence ATGACCGCCGCCCTCCGTTTCGATCCGATCCGCCTGCCGCCCGTCTGCGAAGAACTGCGCAAGGAAGTCCGCGCCTTCCTCGCCGAAGAGATCGCTGCCGGCACCTTCGATCCGCACAAGCCGCAGCGCGAGGATTCCGACGCGCCTGAATTCTCCCGCCGCGTCGGGATGCGCGGCTGGCTCGGCATGACCTGGCCTAAGCAATACGGCGGCCACGAGCGCACCTTCCTGGAGCGCTACGTCGTCACCGAAGAAATGCGCATCGCCAATGCGCCGACCCGCCGCTTCTTTGTCGCCGACCGCCAGAGCGGCCCGGTGCTGCTGAAATACGCCCCCGAGCACATCAAGATGGACATACTGCCGCGCATCTGCCGCGGCGAACTATGCTTCGCGATCGGCATGAGCGAGCCGAATTCCGGCTCCGATCTGTTCGCCGCAAAGACCAAGGCGACCAAGACCGACGGCGGCTATCTGATCAACGGCTCGAAGATCTGGACTACCTCGGCGCACATCGCCGACTACATGATCGCGATTTTCCGTACCTCGCCGCCCACCAGGGAAAACCGCCGCCACGGGCTCACCCAGTTCCTGGTCGACATGAAGTCGCCCGGCATCAAGGTGAACCCGATCGCGCAGATCACCGGTCAGTACGAATTCAACGAGGTGGTGTTCACCGACGTGTTCGTGCCGGACGATCATCTGCTCGGCGAGGTCGACGGCGCCTGGAAGCAGGCGACGTCCGAACTCGCTTACGAGCGTTCGGGCCCGGAGCGTTTTCTGGAGACCTACTACGTGCTCACCGAACTGGTCCGCGCGCTCGGCCCCGATCCGGACACCCGCGGCGCCGAGGGCATCGGCCGGCTGGTGGCGCAGCTCCACACCATGCGGCGGATGTCGGTGTCGGTCGCCGGCATGCTGCAGGCCGGCAAGGAGCCGGTGGTGGAAGCCTCGATCGTCAAGGACATCGGCACGATCTGGGAGCAGCAACTGCCACACCGGGTGCGCGAACTCGCGGCCTTCGTCGACGGCGAGGCGTCGAATCATGCCACGCTCGACGAGCTCACGGCGTTTGCCACCAAGCTGGCGCCGAAGCTGACCATTCAGGGGGGCACCACCGAGGTGCTGCGCGGCATCATCGCCCGCGGGCTCGGCCTGCGCTGA
- a CDS encoding acyl-CoA dehydrogenase family protein yields MTETDNIVVETAEKIFADLADAQTINADKAETWKAPLWQALSESGLLLSWVPEEFGGSGASLAEGFGVLNAAGRAGLAVPLAETMLAGWLLAQGKIAAPEGAMTIAPAHPKDRIALDADGKLSGRARSVPFAQGVRHIAVLAQSAAGATIALVPASACRIDKGLGVGGDASDVVTLDKVAPIATAPAPQGLDQTSLMLMGAVARSLQIAGALETLLDRSVTYANERVAFEKKIGKFQAVQHNLAKLAGETSAALAAATSAADAISSADGFDDALFLEAAAAKIRCAEAAEKGAAIAHQVHGAIGFTAEHILHRFSLRALAWRDDFGNESHWAVELGRMVAKRGADDLWPLVASR; encoded by the coding sequence GTGACGGAGACCGACAATATCGTCGTCGAGACTGCGGAGAAGATCTTCGCCGACCTCGCCGATGCGCAAACCATCAACGCCGACAAAGCCGAGACCTGGAAGGCGCCGCTGTGGCAGGCGCTGAGCGAATCCGGGCTGCTGCTGTCCTGGGTGCCGGAGGAGTTCGGCGGCTCGGGCGCGAGTCTCGCCGAGGGCTTCGGCGTGCTCAACGCCGCCGGCCGCGCCGGCCTCGCGGTGCCGCTCGCCGAGACTATGCTGGCCGGTTGGCTGCTGGCCCAGGGCAAGATCGCGGCACCCGAAGGCGCCATGACGATCGCGCCGGCCCATCCGAAAGATCGCATCGCGCTCGATGCGGACGGCAAGTTGTCGGGCCGCGCGCGCAGCGTGCCGTTCGCGCAGGGCGTGCGGCACATCGCCGTGCTGGCGCAAAGCGCCGCCGGCGCCACGATCGCGCTCGTGCCGGCATCGGCCTGCCGGATCGACAAAGGCCTCGGCGTCGGCGGCGATGCGTCGGACGTCGTCACTCTGGACAAGGTCGCGCCGATCGCCACGGCGCCTGCGCCACAGGGGCTCGATCAGACTTCGCTGATGTTGATGGGGGCGGTTGCGCGCAGCCTGCAGATCGCCGGCGCGCTCGAAACGCTGCTCGACCGCAGCGTCACCTACGCCAACGAGCGCGTCGCGTTCGAAAAGAAGATCGGCAAATTCCAGGCGGTGCAGCACAATCTGGCGAAGCTCGCCGGCGAGACCTCGGCTGCACTCGCGGCCGCGACCTCCGCGGCCGACGCGATCAGTAGCGCTGATGGCTTCGATGACGCGTTGTTTCTCGAAGCCGCCGCGGCCAAGATCCGCTGCGCCGAAGCGGCTGAGAAGGGCGCGGCGATCGCCCATCAGGTGCATGGCGCGATCGGCTTTACGGCCGAGCACATCCTGCATCGCTTCAGCCTGCGCGCGCTCGCCTGGCGCGACGATTTCGGCAACGAGAGCCATTGGGCGGTCGAGCTCGGCCGCATGGTGGCCAAGCGTGGTGCCGATGATTTGTGGCCGCTGGTCGCTTCGCGCTGA
- a CDS encoding FMN-binding glutamate synthase family protein — MGLLLLPLSPRYIVLTVCSVITALLAAIAVIDFHTPLFAVVLAPLLVFGALTVLGIHDLLQTSHAVLRNYPIAAHLRFLLEEMRPEMRQYFFESEKDGKPFSRDTRALIYQRAKMELDKRPFGTQKDVYGDGYEWMHHSVAPRPHAAEPFRISIGGPDCARPYSASVLNISAMSYGALSPNAIRALNAGARKGGFAHDTGEGGVSPYHREAGGDLIWEIGSGYFGCRTRDGRFDPEAFARVAADDQIKMVELKVSQGAKPGHGGVLPMAKISEEIAQIRGVGMDEDCVSPPYHKAFSTPIEMMRFIAEMRRLAGGKPAGFKLCVGHPWEFLAICKAMLATGIYPDFIVVDGKEGGTGAAPLEFMDHLGMPMRDGVSFVHNALVGIGARDRIKLGASGKIATGFDMARAMALGADWCNSARGFMFALGCIQSLSCHTDRCPTGVTTQEPTRYRALVVPHKLERVYNYHRATLQALGELVAAAGLDHPRDIRPYHFSQRTSSSDVVSLAQLYPALRSGELLNGTDDARFKRAWAMARAESFAPVC; from the coding sequence ATGGGTTTGCTGCTGCTTCCGCTCTCGCCGCGCTATATCGTTCTCACCGTCTGTTCCGTGATCACCGCGCTGCTCGCCGCGATCGCGGTGATCGACTTCCACACGCCGCTGTTCGCCGTGGTGCTGGCGCCGCTGCTGGTGTTCGGCGCCCTCACCGTTCTCGGCATCCACGACCTCTTGCAGACCAGCCACGCGGTGCTGCGCAACTACCCGATCGCCGCGCATCTGCGCTTCCTGCTTGAGGAGATGCGCCCCGAGATGCGGCAGTACTTCTTCGAGAGCGAGAAGGACGGAAAGCCGTTCAGCCGCGACACCCGCGCGCTGATCTATCAGCGCGCCAAGATGGAGCTCGACAAGCGGCCGTTCGGGACTCAGAAGGACGTCTATGGCGACGGCTATGAGTGGATGCACCATTCGGTGGCGCCGCGGCCGCACGCTGCCGAGCCGTTCCGGATCTCGATCGGCGGGCCGGATTGCGCCAGGCCTTATTCCGCCTCGGTATTGAACATCTCGGCGATGAGTTACGGCGCGCTGAGCCCCAACGCGATCCGCGCCCTCAACGCCGGCGCCCGAAAGGGCGGCTTCGCGCACGACACCGGCGAGGGCGGCGTCAGCCCTTATCACCGCGAGGCCGGCGGCGATCTGATCTGGGAGATCGGCTCCGGTTACTTCGGCTGCCGCACCCGCGACGGACGGTTCGATCCCGAGGCGTTCGCCCGCGTCGCGGCCGACGACCAGATCAAGATGGTCGAGCTGAAAGTCAGCCAGGGCGCCAAGCCGGGCCATGGCGGCGTGCTGCCGATGGCCAAGATCTCCGAGGAGATCGCGCAGATCCGCGGCGTCGGCATGGACGAAGATTGCGTCTCGCCGCCCTATCACAAGGCATTCTCGACGCCGATCGAGATGATGCGGTTCATCGCCGAGATGCGCCGCCTCGCCGGCGGCAAGCCGGCCGGCTTCAAGCTCTGCGTCGGCCATCCCTGGGAGTTTCTGGCGATCTGCAAGGCGATGCTCGCCACCGGAATCTATCCGGACTTCATCGTGGTCGACGGCAAGGAAGGCGGCACCGGCGCCGCGCCGCTCGAATTCATGGACCACCTCGGCATGCCGATGCGCGACGGCGTCAGCTTCGTCCACAACGCGCTGGTCGGGATCGGCGCCCGCGACCGCATCAAGCTCGGCGCCTCCGGCAAGATCGCCACCGGCTTCGACATGGCGCGCGCCATGGCGCTCGGCGCCGACTGGTGCAACTCGGCTCGCGGCTTCATGTTCGCCCTCGGCTGCATCCAGTCGCTGAGCTGCCACACCGATCGCTGCCCGACCGGAGTGACCACCCAGGAGCCGACGCGCTACCGCGCCCTGGTGGTGCCGCACAAGCTGGAGCGGGTTTACAACTATCACCGTGCGACGCTGCAGGCGTTGGGCGAGCTGGTCGCGGCAGCCGGCCTCGACCATCCGCGCGACATCCGCCCGTATCACTTCTCGCAGCGGACCTCGTCGTCCGACGTGGTGTCGCTGGCGCAGCTCTATCCGGCGCTGCGTTCGGGCGAATTGCTGAACGGCACCGACGATGCCCGTTTCAAACGGGCCTGGGCGATGGCCCGGGCCGAGAGCTTTGCACCGGTGTGCTGA
- a CDS encoding TadE/TadG family type IV pilus assembly protein: MAFAEAIARFHRDRRGNIAVIFALVLIPLISAIGCAVDYSRANALRTKLQAAADAASVGAVSRTSPAYIAAGSMSTDGAITSGADDALRIFNGNLANLTGYTLDSVAATVSKSGEAVTSKVTFSAQISTMFMKAVAVSSMTVGGASTATASMPKYIDFYLLLDNSPSMGVGATPTDVAAMVAATANKSSDDHCAFACHDVNNKNNYYNLAKALGITTRIDVLRSATQQLMDTAAATATYTNQFRMAIYDFGASAQTAGLRNLFALSASLSSAKTAAGAIDLMTVKGQNDNNDQDTQYTAILPAIDKLIAAPGTGAAGSPLKYLFFVSDGVADEYNPACLKPKTGNRCQSPINPALCKTLKDRGVRVAVLYTTYLDLPSNDWYKKWIAPFNAGPYGPSANSEIAKNMEACASPGFYFEVSPTQGIAEAMNALFKRAVADARITS; the protein is encoded by the coding sequence ATGGCGTTTGCAGAAGCGATTGCTCGGTTTCATCGTGACAGGCGCGGCAATATTGCCGTGATCTTCGCCCTCGTGCTGATCCCGCTGATTTCGGCGATCGGCTGCGCGGTCGACTACAGTCGCGCCAATGCGCTGCGCACCAAACTCCAGGCGGCGGCGGACGCCGCCTCGGTCGGTGCGGTGTCGCGAACCTCGCCGGCCTACATCGCCGCCGGTTCGATGTCGACCGACGGAGCGATCACGTCGGGCGCGGACGACGCGCTGCGGATCTTCAACGGCAATCTGGCGAATCTCACCGGCTATACGCTCGACAGCGTGGCGGCCACGGTCAGCAAGAGCGGCGAGGCGGTGACGTCGAAGGTGACGTTCTCGGCGCAGATCTCGACCATGTTCATGAAGGCGGTCGCGGTGTCGAGCATGACCGTCGGCGGGGCCTCCACCGCCACCGCCAGCATGCCGAAATACATCGATTTCTATCTGCTGCTCGACAATTCGCCGTCGATGGGCGTCGGCGCCACGCCGACCGACGTCGCCGCGATGGTGGCGGCGACGGCCAACAAATCGTCAGACGACCACTGCGCGTTCGCCTGCCATGACGTCAACAACAAGAACAACTACTACAATCTGGCGAAGGCGCTCGGTATCACCACCCGGATCGACGTTCTGCGCAGCGCCACCCAGCAACTGATGGACACCGCCGCCGCCACCGCGACCTACACCAATCAGTTCAGGATGGCGATTTACGATTTCGGCGCCTCGGCCCAGACCGCCGGCCTGCGCAATCTGTTCGCGCTGTCGGCCAGTCTGTCGAGCGCCAAGACCGCCGCCGGCGCGATCGATCTGATGACGGTCAAGGGGCAGAACGACAACAACGATCAGGACACGCAATACACCGCGATCCTGCCGGCGATCGACAAACTGATCGCCGCCCCGGGAACCGGCGCGGCCGGTTCTCCGTTGAAGTACCTGTTCTTCGTCTCGGACGGCGTCGCCGACGAATACAATCCCGCCTGCCTGAAGCCGAAGACCGGCAACCGCTGCCAATCGCCGATCAATCCGGCGCTGTGCAAGACCCTGAAGGATCGCGGCGTCAGGGTTGCGGTGCTTTACACCACCTATCTCGATCTGCCGAGCAACGACTGGTACAAGAAGTGGATCGCGCCGTTCAATGCCGGCCCCTACGGCCCGTCGGCGAACAGCGAGATCGCAAAGAACATGGAGGCCTGCGCCTCGCCGGGCTTCTACTTCGAGGTCAGCCCGACCCAAGGCATCGCCGAGGCGATGAACGCGCTTTTCAAAAGAGCGGTCGCCGATGCCCGCATCACGAGCTGA
- a CDS encoding SDR family NAD(P)-dependent oxidoreductase: MSDGLNVIVTGSASGLGAATAKILAKDGARLVINYASSKDDAEKTAEECRKLGAADVIVVQGDVAKDEDCKRIVEAAASWGKLDALVNNAGTTKHVAHHLLDQLSADDFQRIYAINTIGPYQMVRAARELLVAGAKAADRASAVVNVSSVAGISGIGSSIAYAASKGALNTMTLSLSRALAPNIRVNAICPGYIDTPWFTKGRGAEEAKQVRDMVVSRVPLKIASSAEDIAELVCFLATPKSASMTGELVRMDAGMHLAG, encoded by the coding sequence ATGTCAGACGGACTGAACGTGATCGTCACCGGGTCGGCCTCGGGCCTCGGCGCCGCAACCGCCAAGATCCTCGCCAAGGACGGCGCGCGGCTGGTGATCAACTACGCATCGAGCAAGGACGACGCAGAAAAGACCGCCGAAGAGTGCCGCAAGCTCGGCGCCGCCGACGTGATCGTGGTGCAGGGCGACGTCGCCAAGGACGAGGACTGCAAACGCATCGTCGAAGCCGCTGCCTCCTGGGGCAAGCTCGACGCGCTGGTCAACAACGCCGGCACCACCAAGCACGTGGCGCATCATCTGCTCGATCAACTATCGGCCGACGATTTCCAGCGCATCTACGCGATCAACACCATCGGCCCGTACCAGATGGTTCGCGCGGCGCGCGAGCTGCTCGTCGCCGGCGCCAAGGCGGCCGACCGCGCTTCAGCGGTGGTGAACGTCTCGTCGGTCGCCGGTATCAGCGGTATCGGCTCGTCGATCGCCTACGCGGCCAGCAAGGGCGCGCTCAACACCATGACGCTGTCGCTGTCGCGCGCGCTGGCGCCGAACATCCGCGTCAACGCGATCTGCCCCGGCTACATCGACACGCCGTGGTTCACCAAGGGGCGCGGCGCCGAGGAAGCCAAGCAGGTGCGCGACATGGTGGTGTCGCGGGTGCCGCTGAAGATCGCCTCCAGTGCCGAAGACATCGCCGAGCTGGTGTGCTTCCTGGCGACGCCGAAATCGGCCAGCATGACCGGCGAGCTGGTGCGGATGGACGCCGGCATGCACCTCGCCGGCTGA
- a CDS encoding NADP-dependent oxidoreductase, with product MTATVNRQILLIEKPKEKLGPEHFRLAESPMPEPKDGEALVKVRYISLDAANRAWMQGATYRAAVETDSVMPGGSVAEVVSSKAPGLSPGDLVFADTGWQDYAALPAKHLARLPKVEPMTHLLSVYGIAGLTAYFGLLDIGKPRAGETVAVSAAAGSVGSIVGQIAKIKGCRVVGIAGGKQKCDWLVNELGFDAAVDYKDGALFKALRAAAPNGIDVYFDNVGGDILEACLPQMNLKGRIACCGAVSQYDRTPSATGPRGIPGLIVVKRLIMQGFIVMDYMDQRDEAVARLQEWVASGKLKVQEDVIDGLENTPAALIGLLAGENRGKRMVKV from the coding sequence ATGACCGCGACCGTCAACCGCCAGATCCTGCTGATCGAGAAGCCGAAGGAGAAACTCGGTCCGGAGCATTTCCGTCTGGCGGAATCGCCGATGCCCGAGCCGAAGGACGGCGAGGCGCTGGTCAAGGTCCGCTACATTTCGCTCGACGCCGCCAACCGCGCCTGGATGCAGGGCGCGACCTATCGGGCCGCGGTCGAGACCGACAGCGTGATGCCGGGCGGCAGCGTCGCCGAAGTGGTGAGTTCCAAGGCGCCTGGGCTGTCGCCGGGTGATCTGGTGTTCGCCGACACCGGCTGGCAGGACTATGCGGCGCTGCCGGCCAAGCATCTTGCCAGGCTGCCCAAGGTCGAGCCGATGACGCATCTGCTCAGCGTCTACGGCATCGCCGGCCTGACCGCGTATTTCGGCCTGCTCGACATCGGCAAGCCGCGCGCCGGCGAGACCGTGGCGGTGTCGGCCGCGGCAGGATCAGTGGGCTCGATCGTCGGGCAAATTGCGAAGATCAAGGGCTGCCGCGTGGTCGGCATCGCCGGCGGCAAGCAGAAATGCGACTGGCTGGTGAACGAGCTCGGCTTCGATGCGGCGGTCGACTACAAGGACGGCGCGCTGTTCAAGGCGCTGCGCGCAGCGGCGCCCAACGGCATCGACGTGTATTTCGACAATGTCGGCGGCGACATTCTCGAAGCCTGCCTGCCGCAGATGAACCTGAAGGGCCGGATCGCCTGCTGCGGCGCGGTTTCGCAATACGACCGCACCCCTTCGGCCACCGGCCCGCGGGGCATCCCCGGGCTGATCGTGGTGAAGCGGCTGATCATGCAGGGCTTCATTGTGATGGACTACATGGATCAGCGCGACGAGGCGGTCGCCAGGCTGCAGGAATGGGTCGCCAGCGGCAAGCTCAAGGTCCAGGAAGACGTCATCGACGGCCTGGAGAACACCCCCGCCGCGCTGATCGGCCTGCTCGCCGGCGAAAATCGTGGCAAGCGGATGGTCAAGGTATGA
- a CDS encoding YidB family protein, translating to MGLLDILNGMQNGPRGPADPQDKSGGMSKFTMAILALLAWKAYNHMTSGQQQTAPANQPRPMPAPPPENTGGGWGDFLKGGLGGLVLGGAVGSVLSGGLGDLLRQLQNNGLGDAADSWVGRGPNQQIGPNDLASALGADQIDAMTRQTGMSRDELLDGLSRYLPDVVDQLTPDGRLPTDDEASRWI from the coding sequence ATGGGTTTGCTCGACATCCTCAACGGCATGCAGAACGGCCCGCGGGGCCCGGCCGATCCGCAAGACAAAAGCGGCGGCATGTCCAAGTTCACCATGGCGATCCTCGCGCTGCTGGCGTGGAAGGCCTACAACCACATGACCAGCGGCCAGCAGCAGACCGCGCCCGCCAATCAGCCGCGTCCGATGCCGGCGCCTCCGCCGGAAAACACCGGTGGCGGCTGGGGTGACTTCCTGAAAGGCGGTCTCGGAGGCCTGGTGCTCGGCGGCGCGGTCGGCAGTGTGCTGTCAGGCGGGCTCGGCGATCTGCTGCGGCAGCTTCAGAACAATGGGCTCGGCGACGCCGCCGATTCCTGGGTCGGCCGTGGTCCGAACCAGCAGATCGGCCCGAACGACCTCGCCAGCGCGCTGGGCGCCGATCAGATCGACGCGATGACCCGCCAGACCGGGATGTCGCGCGACGAGCTGCTCGACGGTCTCAGCCGGTATCTGCCGGATGTGGTCGATCAGCTCACGCCGGACGGCCGACTGCCCACCGACGACGAAGCCTCGCGCTGGATCTGA
- a CDS encoding GlsB/YeaQ/YmgE family stress response membrane protein: protein MGGLIWILVVGFVAGIIARVLSPGPNNPQGFVLTTVLGIAGAFLATAVGQMIGHYGPNQGAGFITATVGAVAVLFIWNRLVARRVISDPGNRYPYDPR from the coding sequence ATGGGCGGACTGATCTGGATCCTCGTGGTCGGCTTTGTTGCCGGGATCATCGCGCGGGTGCTGTCGCCGGGGCCGAACAATCCGCAAGGATTCGTTCTGACCACGGTGCTCGGCATCGCTGGCGCGTTTCTGGCTACCGCGGTCGGGCAGATGATCGGGCACTACGGCCCCAATCAGGGGGCCGGCTTCATCACCGCGACGGTCGGCGCGGTGGCGGTGCTGTTCATCTGGAACCGGCTGGTGGCGCGACGGGTGATCTCCGACCCCGGCAATCGCTATCCATACGACCCGCGCTGA